A genomic window from Candidatus Equadaptatus faecalis includes:
- a CDS encoding HAD-IA family hydrolase has product MTDLRTGSGKKIDALIFDVDGVLLDVSRSFSEVIRRSILDGFVRFCGGEADSEGCTPEHEKIMKRHGAFNDDYDLAWTLLSMTAAAGGKKLSLAFPTPEKLAAELESFSGSVKEWTLERYGALIPYKEFRGYCDDLYLGTKDSKGLYMLEKPLLHAKWNELPLPAGLYTGRDLKELACAYESLGWEPLPKENVIHRETGICKPSPEGLEILCKRFGAENPLYVGDTASDFKAFKAFGKGVFAAIGSLLPEAENSFADCDEALEKML; this is encoded by the coding sequence ATGACAGACTTGAGAACCGGCAGCGGAAAAAAAATCGATGCTCTCATATTTGACGTTGACGGTGTTCTTCTTGACGTCAGCCGCTCCTTTTCGGAAGTGATACGCCGCTCAATACTGGACGGCTTTGTCCGTTTCTGCGGCGGGGAAGCGGATTCTGAAGGCTGTACGCCGGAGCATGAAAAGATAATGAAACGGCACGGAGCGTTCAACGATGATTACGACCTTGCCTGGACACTGCTTTCAATGACTGCTGCCGCAGGCGGGAAAAAACTGTCGCTGGCTTTTCCGACGCCCGAAAAACTTGCGGCGGAGCTTGAAAGCTTTTCCGGCAGCGTAAAGGAATGGACGCTTGAAAGATACGGCGCGCTGATCCCTTACAAAGAATTCCGCGGATACTGCGACGATTTGTATCTTGGCACAAAGGACAGCAAAGGTCTTTATATGCTTGAAAAACCGCTGCTTCACGCAAAATGGAACGAACTGCCGCTTCCCGCAGGACTTTACACCGGAAGAGATCTCAAAGAACTTGCCTGTGCCTACGAAAGCCTCGGCTGGGAACCGCTGCCTAAAGAAAACGTAATTCACCGCGAAACAGGAATTTGCAAACCGTCGCCTGAAGGGCTTGAAATACTCTGCAAACGTTTCGGCGCTGAAAATCCGCTGTACGTCGGCGATACGGCGAGCGACTTTAAGGCATTCAAAGCATTCGGCAAAGGCGTGTTCGCGGCGATAGGCAGTCTGCTGCCGGAAGCTGAAAACAGCTTTGCGGACTGTGACGAAGCTTTGGAAAAAATGCTTTAA
- a CDS encoding acetolactate synthase, giving the protein MALNQLSVFIENKPSQLLKLADTLRRHNVNMRALSLSETTDFGIARLLVDTPEKALEALKDECYVASLTPVIAVELSDEAGGLYNILQLLADAGINLEYSYAFIMKKKGSACSVIRVDDQERAEQVLGSAGVPLVSAEDIA; this is encoded by the coding sequence ATGGCGCTTAATCAGCTTTCGGTTTTTATCGAGAACAAACCCTCACAGCTTTTGAAGCTTGCGGACACGCTCCGCAGACACAATGTCAATATGCGTGCGCTTTCGCTTTCGGAAACGACCGATTTCGGAATAGCGCGTCTGCTTGTCGATACGCCGGAAAAGGCGCTTGAGGCTCTGAAGGACGAGTGTTACGTCGCAAGCCTGACGCCGGTTATCGCCGTTGAGCTGAGCGACGAGGCAGGAGGACTTTACAATATTCTGCAGCTGCTTGCCGATGCCGGCATCAATCTTGAGTACAGCTACGCTTTCATAATGAAGAAGAAAGGCTCTGCCTGCAGCGTTATCCGCGTTGACGACCAGGAGAGGGCGGAGCAGGTTCTCGGCAGCGCTGGAGTTCCGCTCGTCAGCGCGGAAGATATCGCGTAG
- the hisC gene encoding histidinol-phosphate transaminase, which yields MDKKILEKLVRPCVMPLQPYNPGKVPEARVRIMANENNLGVSDSALRAMTRAILSANRYPDISCAELREKIAQKNGLKPEQIICGNGLDGVFTMIGRAFLNPGDEVICGDFTFSVYKSIADIMDAKAVEVPVTEEFALDIDGFIAAVTPKTKLICLCNPNNPTGSFAASSEVRRLIEAAPQDVLVIADEAYMEFTPDTDSVLPMLAEYPNLMVCRTFSKLYGLAGLRVGWAAADPDVIAQLYKVREPYCLSAVAQAAALAVLDDDEYAADTKTLVAAERVRFADFFDAHGIKYYPTAANFCLVSFGNRTEEIFDKLFADGILTRLMSYKGEKYIRFSIGEMEENIFVLEELEKIIASR from the coding sequence ATGGACAAAAAAATTCTTGAAAAACTGGTGCGCCCGTGCGTAATGCCGCTGCAGCCCTACAATCCGGGCAAGGTTCCCGAAGCACGCGTGCGCATAATGGCAAACGAAAACAACCTCGGCGTCAGCGACTCAGCGCTGAGGGCAATGACAAGAGCAATACTCTCCGCCAATCGCTATCCGGACATCAGCTGCGCCGAACTGCGCGAAAAAATCGCGCAAAAAAACGGACTGAAGCCTGAGCAGATAATATGCGGCAACGGGCTTGACGGTGTCTTCACAATGATAGGAAGGGCATTCCTGAATCCGGGCGACGAAGTGATATGCGGCGACTTCACCTTCTCGGTCTACAAAAGCATTGCCGACATAATGGACGCAAAAGCGGTTGAAGTGCCTGTGACGGAAGAATTTGCCCTTGACATTGACGGATTTATAGCGGCAGTTACGCCGAAAACAAAACTGATATGCCTCTGCAATCCCAACAACCCCACAGGCAGCTTTGCCGCTTCCTCCGAAGTGCGCCGGCTGATTGAAGCTGCGCCGCAGGACGTTCTGGTAATAGCTGACGAAGCCTATATGGAATTTACGCCTGACACGGACAGCGTACTGCCCATGCTTGCGGAATATCCCAATCTCATGGTATGCCGCACCTTCTCAAAGCTCTACGGGCTTGCAGGGCTTCGCGTAGGCTGGGCGGCTGCGGATCCCGACGTCATCGCGCAGCTTTACAAAGTGCGCGAGCCGTACTGTCTCAGCGCCGTAGCGCAGGCGGCTGCCCTCGCAGTACTGGACGACGACGAATACGCGGCGGACACGAAAACTCTTGTTGCTGCTGAACGAGTGCGGTTTGCAGACTTCTTTGACGCGCACGGCATAAAATACTATCCGACGGCAGCAAACTTCTGCCTTGTCAGTTTCGGAAACAGAACGGAAGAAATTTTTGACAAGCTTTTTGCAGACGGCATACTTACGCGCCTGATGTCGTACAAAGGAGAAAAATACATCCGTTTCTCAATCGGCGAAATGGAAGAAAACATCTTCGTACTGGAAGAACTGGAGAAGATAATCGCAAGCCGGTAA